A genome region from Geobacter pickeringii includes the following:
- a CDS encoding response regulator translates to MKQTVLVVDDDDDVLFLVEYALKRLDFDVTCMSDAAQALEAYRRELADGHPFDAVIMDLNIPGSIGGKELVARLRELDPTARAFVSSGYPDDPCMTDYQRFGFTGAISKPVTYEELLASFVPAMRPMAE, encoded by the coding sequence GTGAAACAGACTGTTCTGGTTGTCGACGACGACGATGATGTCCTTTTTCTTGTGGAATATGCCCTCAAACGCCTCGACTTCGACGTCACCTGCATGTCCGACGCCGCGCAGGCCCTTGAGGCCTACCGGCGGGAACTTGCCGACGGCCATCCCTTCGACGCCGTCATCATGGATCTGAACATCCCCGGCAGCATCGGCGGCAAGGAACTCGTCGCGCGGCTGCGGGAGCTGGACCCGACGGCCCGGGCCTTCGTATCGAGCGGCTACCCTGACGATCCCTGCATGACCGACTATCAGCGCTTCGGTTTTACCGGCGCCATTTCCAAGCCGGTGACGTACGAGGAACTGCTCGCGTCGTTCGTTCCCGCCATGCGCCCGATGGCGGAATAA